One Watersipora subatra chromosome 4, tzWatSuba1.1, whole genome shotgun sequence genomic window carries:
- the LOC137395182 gene encoding uncharacterized protein, protein MILSNEKRNIGRPTSQAVGSQEPNVETSEMADETISYRSALSVHDCITVFERMLVLPEFDGENYKLKEHEFRVIINIRGSYYSSYNEQVQQLMLSRDVISTWSTVYEYKQIDVLNTNLLEGLND, encoded by the exons ATGATTTTAAGCAATGAGAAACGAAATATTGGTAGGCCTACATCACAAGCAGTCGGTAGTCAAGAACCCAATGT tGAGACTAGTGAGATGGCTGATGAGACTATATCATATAGATCAGCCTTATCTGTGCATGACTGCATCACAGTTTTTGAGAGGATGCTAGTCTTACCCGAATTTGATggtgaaaattacaaattaaag GAACATGAGTTCAGAGTCATCATAAATATCCGTGGTTCATACTATTCCTCTTACAATGAACAAGTGCAGCAGTTGATGCTGTCCAGAGATGTTATCAGCACATGGAGCACTGTTTATGAGTATAAACAGATAGATGTGCTCAATACTAACTTATTAGAAGGATTAA ATGATTGa